One window of Methanogenium organophilum genomic DNA carries:
- a CDS encoding dihydroorotate dehydrogenase → MVTLIPGDVTVGGVRLQNHCILAAGVLGTTGASLARMLQSGAGGVVTKSIGPEPKEGHHGPCVAVLDGAVMNAMGLPNPSKEFTGELDGLRGKPVIASIFGGTPEEFGEVADWFAGRVQALELNLSCPHAEGYGAAVGADPDMVEQCTRMAKHTGLPVWVKLTPNVTDITEIGLAAERGGADAIVAVNTVKAMRISTHFRRPMLGNGMGGLSGPAIFPVAVRCVWELYESCEIPIIGCGGVSSADNVVEMMMAGASAVEIGSAVVDDVAIFRQISENLYRQDGGECPENIVGCAHA, encoded by the coding sequence ATGGTGACACTAATTCCGGGCGATGTAACAGTGGGCGGCGTCAGGCTGCAGAACCACTGCATTCTTGCAGCAGGCGTGCTGGGAACAACCGGAGCATCCCTTGCACGGATGCTTCAATCAGGAGCGGGCGGTGTGGTTACGAAATCAATCGGCCCCGAACCAAAAGAAGGACATCACGGCCCCTGTGTGGCAGTTCTGGACGGCGCTGTGATGAACGCAATGGGTCTTCCCAACCCGTCCAAAGAGTTTACCGGGGAACTTGACGGGCTTCGCGGGAAACCGGTCATCGCATCCATTTTCGGCGGCACGCCGGAGGAGTTCGGGGAAGTGGCAGACTGGTTTGCAGGCCGCGTGCAGGCTCTTGAGCTAAACCTCTCCTGCCCGCATGCAGAAGGATATGGTGCGGCAGTCGGGGCGGACCCGGACATGGTTGAACAGTGCACGCGGATGGCCAAACATACTGGCCTCCCGGTATGGGTAAAACTTACCCCGAATGTAACCGACATCACCGAGATAGGTCTTGCAGCAGAGCGCGGCGGAGCAGACGCCATTGTGGCAGTGAACACAGTGAAGGCGATGCGGATATCAACACATTTCCGACGTCCGATGCTGGGGAACGGCATGGGCGGACTCTCCGGCCCTGCCATCTTCCCGGTGGCTGTCCGGTGTGTCTGGGAACTGTATGAATCCTGTGAGATACCCATCATCGGGTGCGGCGGCGTATCAAGTGCCGACAATGTAGTGGAGATGATGATGGCCGGTGCATCGGCAGTGGAGATCGGCAGTGCAGTCGTGGACGATGTGGCGATATTCCGACAGATTTCTGAGAATCTCTATCGGCAGGACGGCGGCGAATGTCCGGAAAATATTGTGGGGTGCGCCCATGCATGA
- a CDS encoding malate dehydrogenase produces the protein MTSLSVMGVGKIGGEVAYLASVLGIADEICLYDIDTALSRAQMLDILHTGIDLSISTDPEDISGADIAVFSAGMGRTPDVRTRADLLMVNLPAVNECAAFLEDYSGVLITITNPMDANNYYFHHHCGIPRERCIGFGGQLDTARFGGYLTEYGILGDAWVLGEHGEHQVPLFSCLSEDVPEGTRNEILGKMRRSSMEVIRGKGGTVFGPAWHIANLVRIVAEDAHAVVPVSCILNGEYGVSGCSLGIPARIGRRGIEEIIEWKLDEWEQAHFMEAAAASCALCRRADE, from the coding sequence ATGACCAGCCTCTCGGTGATGGGTGTCGGAAAGATTGGTGGTGAGGTGGCGTATCTCGCTTCAGTGCTGGGGATCGCAGATGAGATATGTCTCTATGATATCGATACTGCACTCTCCCGTGCACAGATGCTTGACATTCTCCACACCGGTATTGACCTCTCCATCTCAACGGATCCGGAAGATATCAGCGGGGCTGATATTGCGGTATTTTCAGCAGGTATGGGACGGACACCTGATGTCAGGACACGTGCTGACCTGCTTATGGTAAACCTTCCCGCAGTAAATGAATGTGCAGCATTTCTGGAAGATTATTCCGGTGTCCTTATCACAATTACAAATCCGATGGATGCGAATAATTATTACTTTCATCATCACTGTGGAATTCCCCGCGAACGATGTATTGGATTTGGGGGTCAGCTTGATACAGCCCGATTTGGGGGTTACCTGACAGAATATGGGATTTTGGGTGATGCCTGGGTGCTCGGCGAGCATGGTGAGCATCAGGTGCCGCTCTTCTCGTGTCTGTCGGAGGATGTGCCGGAAGGGACACGTAATGAAATTCTGGGAAAGATGCGCCGCTCAAGTATGGAAGTGATCCGGGGCAAGGGAGGAACCGTATTCGGGCCTGCCTGGCATATCGCAAATCTTGTCCGTATCGTGGCCGAGGATGCCCATGCTGTCGTGCCGGTGTCCTGCATTCTGAATGGTGAATATGGGGTTTCCGGGTGTTCTCTTGGTATACCCGCACGTATCGGGCGCAGGGGTATCGAAGAGATCATTGAATGGAAACTGGATGAATGGGAACAGGCACACTTTATGGAGGCAGCGGCTGCATCCTGTGCACTCTGTAGACGGGCTGATGAATAA
- a CDS encoding DNA-directed DNA polymerase: protein MDNKEELSLAINQVEYANTPDGPVVYIFGRDPSGTAHQIEVTGFRPYFYASQEKADSLPPHPKTEVDTTVSYTSIRGEALRKIYTRSPGDVRDVRDYYEPHYEADIPFATRYLIDRGLTGGAIVSGIPADYRDVISADYRDIISAEVDAPARVCMMDIECEDERGFPEPGRDAIVCITCHDSFDDAYVTLYLQPPGKAEHPEPIPVCPNHQVITYSSERALLRGLGAYIRETDPDILSGWNFVDFDISYITKRMEALGLEPDSLSRIPGAGARNPLRGRALFDLLTGYRKMQSSRKESYRLDAIGEEELGEGKVRYTGTLSDLWRDNPQDLVAYNVRDVELCVGIDAKSTIIGFYREIARYVGCPLDRTLNSSNVIDIFVLRKASGRYVLPSKGFASGDEFEGATVFDPSRGVKENVVVLDLKSLYPMCMMTINASMETKDPEGELRAPNGIRFKKSPDGLTRSIIADLLGERDEKKALRNTFDYGSPEYQLYDIQQNVLKVIMNTYYGVSGYARFRLYDREIGSAVTSVGRAIIAHTRDVITGMGYSVLYGDTDSCMIELPVADAEETIGMARAIEARLNESYGDFACEVLGAETHYFSIKFEKIYRRFFQAGKKKRYAGHLVWKEGKEVDKIDIVGFEMKRSDSSQVTKEVQQHVMELILRGSGRAAVKSYLGDVIKKYRKGNYSLEEIGIPGGINKSLDSYKNKDAHVRGAEYSNKYLGTGFVSGSKPKRVYIRNVTGKYPKTDVVCFEYADQIPPEFEIDLEKMLDRSVEQPISRIIEAVGWTWQEMDPSHTTLADFF, encoded by the coding sequence ATGGATAACAAAGAAGAACTCAGCCTTGCGATAAACCAGGTTGAGTATGCAAACACCCCGGACGGGCCGGTTGTCTATATCTTTGGGCGGGATCCCTCCGGTACTGCCCACCAGATCGAGGTGACCGGGTTTCGCCCCTATTTCTACGCTTCTCAGGAAAAGGCCGATTCCCTCCCCCCGCATCCTAAAACAGAGGTTGATACCACCGTTTCCTATACCTCTATACGTGGAGAGGCGCTCCGGAAGATTTACACCCGGTCACCGGGTGACGTGCGCGATGTTCGTGATTATTATGAACCGCATTATGAAGCAGATATCCCCTTTGCAACACGGTACCTGATTGACCGGGGGCTGACCGGGGGAGCCATCGTCTCCGGCATACCCGCAGATTACCGGGATGTGATATCTGCGGATTACCGGGATATCATATCTGCAGAGGTGGATGCACCGGCACGGGTATGTATGATGGATATTGAGTGTGAGGATGAACGCGGATTCCCGGAACCAGGTAGGGATGCCATTGTCTGCATCACCTGTCATGACTCATTCGATGATGCTTATGTAACGCTCTACCTGCAGCCCCCGGGAAAGGCAGAACATCCGGAACCGATTCCGGTCTGCCCAAACCATCAGGTAATCACCTATTCATCAGAACGTGCCCTTCTGAGGGGGCTTGGGGCATATATCCGTGAGACCGATCCGGATATCCTGTCCGGCTGGAACTTCGTTGATTTTGATATCAGTTATATCACAAAACGCATGGAGGCCCTTGGCCTTGAGCCCGATTCTCTGTCGCGGATACCCGGCGCCGGTGCCCGAAACCCGCTTCGCGGAAGGGCCCTCTTCGACCTTTTGACAGGATACCGAAAGATGCAGAGTTCACGCAAGGAGTCATACCGGCTGGACGCTATCGGGGAAGAAGAGCTTGGGGAAGGCAAGGTGCGCTACACTGGCACCCTGAGTGATCTCTGGCGGGATAACCCGCAGGATCTGGTGGCATATAATGTGCGTGATGTGGAACTCTGTGTGGGAATTGATGCAAAAAGTACAATCATTGGGTTCTACCGTGAAATTGCCCGCTATGTGGGCTGTCCTCTGGACCGGACACTGAACTCTTCGAATGTGATCGATATCTTTGTTCTCCGCAAGGCATCCGGCAGATATGTACTTCCCTCCAAGGGATTTGCATCAGGTGATGAATTTGAGGGTGCGACGGTCTTTGACCCGTCACGGGGGGTGAAGGAGAATGTTGTAGTGCTTGACCTGAAGTCCCTGTACCCTATGTGCATGATGACCATCAATGCCTCTATGGAGACAAAGGATCCGGAAGGAGAGCTCCGTGCACCAAATGGAATCCGGTTCAAAAAATCGCCGGACGGGCTGACACGCAGTATCATTGCAGACCTTCTGGGCGAGCGGGATGAAAAGAAGGCACTGCGCAATACCTTTGATTATGGATCTCCCGAGTATCAGCTCTATGATATCCAGCAAAACGTTCTCAAAGTAATTATGAACACCTATTATGGTGTCTCGGGGTATGCACGGTTCCGCCTGTATGACCGGGAGATTGGGTCTGCTGTAACTTCGGTCGGGCGGGCTATAATTGCACACACCCGTGATGTGATAACAGGCATGGGATATAGTGTGCTCTATGGGGATACGGATTCCTGCATGATAGAGCTCCCGGTGGCGGACGCCGAAGAAACCATTGGAATGGCACGGGCGATTGAAGCGCGTCTCAACGAGAGCTATGGTGATTTTGCATGTGAGGTGCTCGGGGCTGAAACGCATTATTTCTCCATCAAATTTGAGAAGATATACCGGCGGTTCTTCCAGGCAGGAAAGAAAAAGCGGTATGCAGGGCATCTGGTCTGGAAAGAGGGGAAAGAGGTCGACAAGATTGATATCGTCGGCTTTGAGATGAAGCGCTCGGACTCGTCCCAGGTGACAAAAGAGGTCCAGCAGCATGTGATGGAACTCATTCTCCGTGGCTCGGGCAGGGCTGCAGTGAAATCATATCTTGGTGATGTGATCAAAAAATACCGGAAAGGAAATTATTCTCTTGAGGAGATTGGCATTCCCGGAGGCATCAACAAATCCCTTGACAGTTACAAGAACAAGGATGCACATGTCAGGGGGGCTGAATATTCCAACAAATATCTGGGAACCGGGTTTGTATCCGGGAGTAAGCCCAAACGGGTATACATCAGGAATGTGACGGGAAAATACCCTAAGACCGATGTGGTGTGCTTTGAGTATGCGGATCAGATCCCCCCGGAATTTGAGATCGACCTCGAAAAGATGCTTGATCGGTCGGTTGAACAGCCGATATCACGTATCATTGAAGCTGTCGGGTGGACGTGGCAGGAGATGGATCCGTCACATACAACTCTCGCGGACTTCTTCTGA